One part of the Augochlora pura isolate Apur16 chromosome 3, APUR_v2.2.1, whole genome shotgun sequence genome encodes these proteins:
- the LOC144479132 gene encoding odorant receptor 33a-like — MIFASNWSELDSDAKKMLLFIMQRSAFPIEFTSAHIVAVNLDSFMAVMKVSYSIFNLLQSR; from the exons ATGATCTTCGCGAGCAACTGGTCCGAGTTGGACAGCGACGCGAAGAAGATGCTCCTGTTCATTATGCAGCGCTCCGCGTTTCCCATCGAGTTCACCAGCGCTCACATTGTCGCGGTGAATCTGGACTCTTTCATGGCA GTGATGAAGGTTTCGTACTCGATATTCAATTTGCTTCAAAGCAGATAA
- the LOC144479120 gene encoding odorant receptor Or1-like isoform X2 produces the protein MPTLRMTFTVLTVLGCLRPPTWTTTTKKFLYKVYSLVVFIFLQVLVLMSILDMLFNVEDQDEFSDNLYALMPEVISFCKLCSFLANHKNIMLMVRSMQRKPYSPADKDEKMIETRFDATNEKLTLLFMGMFGICGVIIWITSLIRDPKNRALAFRAWVPYDYSSPTLYAITYAHQAVSVFIASFMNVAYDTLFSGLMFCIYSQLEILGHRLRNITKDQKESAKQCAKHHNFLFELVTKVNKRFRVILCIQFLSSMMIICFILYRILKRGVGSRMVETFVYAFCMLMQIFYYCWYGNEVRLKSLEIPDFILASNWITLDQNTKKTLLMIMVRATFPMQFTSAHIVSMNLDSFMTVLKTSYSAYNVLQRG, from the exons ATGCCGACTTTGAGGATGACGTTCACGGTCTTGACGGTTTTAGGCTGTCTGCGACCGCCCACGTGGACCACCACGACCAAGAAGTTTCTGTACAAGGTGTACTCGCTGGTCGTGTTCATTTTCCTTCAGGTTCTGGTGCTGATGTCGATATTGGACATGCTGTTCAACGTCGAGGATCAGGACGAGTTCAGCGACAATTTGTACGCCTTGATGCCGGAAGTGATCTCGTTCTGCAAACTGTGCAGCTTCTTGGCGAACCACAAGAACATTATGCTCATGGTCAGATCCATGCAGAGGAAGCCTTATTCGCCTGCCGACAAAGACGAGAAAATGATCGAGACGAGATTCGATGCCACGAACGA GAAACTTACGTTACTGTTCATGGGCATGTTTGGGATCTGCGGAGTGATCATATGGATCACCTCGTTGATCAGAGACCCGAAGAACAGAGCGTTAGCGTTTCGTGCCTGGGTGCCGTACGACTATTCGTCACCAACATTGTACGCGATCACTTACGCTCATCAGGCCGTCAGTGTGTTCATCGCGTCGTTTATGAACGTCGCCTATGATACTCTGTTCAGCGGGCTGATGTTCTGCATATACAGCCAGCTGGAGATCCTCGGGCATCGTCTGCGAAACATCACCAAAGATCAGAAGGAATCGGCCAAGCAGTGTGCAAAACACCATAACTTCTTATTCGA GCTAGTCACGAAGGTAAACAAGCGCTTTCGAGTAATACTGTGCATTCAGTTTCTGTCAAGCATGATGATCATCTGCTTCATTCTATACCGTATCCTGAAGAGAGGTGTAGGATCGAGAATGGTCGAGACATTCGTGTACGCTTTCTGTATGTTGATGCAGATATTTTACTACTGCTGGTACGGGAACGAAGTCAGGCTAAAG AGCCTTGAGAttccagattttattttgGCCAGCAATTGGATTACTTTGGACCAGAACACGAAAAAGACTCTCTTGATGATTATGGTGCGGGCTACGTTCCCCATGCAGTTCACGAGTGCGCACATCGTGTCGATGAATCTGGATTCTTTTATGACA GTGCTTAAGACCTCCTACTCCGCGTACAATGTGCTACAACGAGGATAG
- the LOC144479120 gene encoding odorant receptor Or1-like isoform X1 — protein sequence MPTLRMTFTVLTVLGCLRPPTWTTTTKKFLYKVYSLVVFIFLQVLVLMSILDMLFNVEDQDEFSDNLYALMPEVISFCKLCSFLANHKNIMLMVRSMQRKPYSPADKDEKMIETRFDATNEKLTLLFMGMFGICGVIIWITSLIRDPKNRALAFRAWVPYDYSSPTLYAITYAHQAVSVFIASFMNVAYDTLFSGLMFCIYSQLEILGHRLRNITKDQKESAKQCAKHHNFLFELVTKVNKRFRVILCIQFLSSMMIICFILYRILKRGVGSRMVETFVYAFCMLMQIFYYCWYGNEVRLKSLEIPDFILASNWITLDQNTKKTLLMIMVRATFPMQFTSAHIVSMNLDSFMTVSIIYSTICHNIPQCYKLI from the exons ATGCCGACTTTGAGGATGACGTTCACGGTCTTGACGGTTTTAGGCTGTCTGCGACCGCCCACGTGGACCACCACGACCAAGAAGTTTCTGTACAAGGTGTACTCGCTGGTCGTGTTCATTTTCCTTCAGGTTCTGGTGCTGATGTCGATATTGGACATGCTGTTCAACGTCGAGGATCAGGACGAGTTCAGCGACAATTTGTACGCCTTGATGCCGGAAGTGATCTCGTTCTGCAAACTGTGCAGCTTCTTGGCGAACCACAAGAACATTATGCTCATGGTCAGATCCATGCAGAGGAAGCCTTATTCGCCTGCCGACAAAGACGAGAAAATGATCGAGACGAGATTCGATGCCACGAACGA GAAACTTACGTTACTGTTCATGGGCATGTTTGGGATCTGCGGAGTGATCATATGGATCACCTCGTTGATCAGAGACCCGAAGAACAGAGCGTTAGCGTTTCGTGCCTGGGTGCCGTACGACTATTCGTCACCAACATTGTACGCGATCACTTACGCTCATCAGGCCGTCAGTGTGTTCATCGCGTCGTTTATGAACGTCGCCTATGATACTCTGTTCAGCGGGCTGATGTTCTGCATATACAGCCAGCTGGAGATCCTCGGGCATCGTCTGCGAAACATCACCAAAGATCAGAAGGAATCGGCCAAGCAGTGTGCAAAACACCATAACTTCTTATTCGA GCTAGTCACGAAGGTAAACAAGCGCTTTCGAGTAATACTGTGCATTCAGTTTCTGTCAAGCATGATGATCATCTGCTTCATTCTATACCGTATCCTGAAGAGAGGTGTAGGATCGAGAATGGTCGAGACATTCGTGTACGCTTTCTGTATGTTGATGCAGATATTTTACTACTGCTGGTACGGGAACGAAGTCAGGCTAAAG AGCCTTGAGAttccagattttattttgGCCAGCAATTGGATTACTTTGGACCAGAACACGAAAAAGACTCTCTTGATGATTATGGTGCGGGCTACGTTCCCCATGCAGTTCACGAGTGCGCACATCGTGTCGATGAATCTGGATTCTTTTATGACAgtcagtataatatattccacAATATGTCACAATATTCCACAATGCTATAAACTCATTTAG